From a single Endozoicomonas euniceicola genomic region:
- a CDS encoding HlyD family type I secretion periplasmic adaptor subunit — translation MNSPWQWHDNDFVQTPEKKAKSRLPAITHGILLLSVLAFLSALLWAHYAELDEITRAEGKIIPSSRIQKVQNLEGGILSAILVREGDQVEAGEILLQIDDTRFASSFRESKYSEQSLKAEKLRLLAELNDQPFIPEAAVREQLGSAFSDEQALYQARTRARESGLAIFQQQLRQRQQQLNEGRSRLQNLNDSMVLADKELALTIPLAKRGSVSQVELIKVQRQVTDLKGKLEQSRLSQPRLEAAVEEARYKIEEKRRQIKAEINTELSEVNEKLLRINENNLALQDRVARTAVRSPVKGTVNKLNINTIGGVVQPGMDLVEIVPTEDSLLVEARVRPTDIAFLHPKLSATVKVTAYDFAIYGGLDARLEHISADTITTDDGESFYQIQVRTEKNYLGNDDKPLPIIPGMVASVDIKTGKKSVLDYLLKPMYRAKELALRER, via the coding sequence ATGAACTCCCCCTGGCAATGGCATGATAATGACTTTGTACAAACGCCTGAGAAAAAAGCGAAATCCCGCTTACCGGCGATCACTCATGGCATCTTGTTATTATCAGTTCTGGCATTCCTGTCCGCCCTTCTGTGGGCGCATTATGCAGAACTTGATGAGATTACCCGGGCAGAGGGCAAGATCATCCCTTCTTCGCGAATCCAGAAAGTTCAGAATCTTGAGGGCGGCATCCTTTCAGCCATTCTGGTCAGGGAAGGGGATCAGGTTGAAGCAGGCGAAATACTGCTACAGATTGACGACACCCGCTTTGCATCCAGTTTCAGGGAAAGTAAATATTCCGAGCAGTCACTCAAGGCAGAAAAACTGCGCCTGCTGGCAGAGTTAAATGACCAGCCATTTATTCCGGAAGCGGCGGTCAGAGAGCAGCTCGGCAGTGCTTTTTCTGATGAACAGGCTTTGTACCAGGCAAGAACCCGGGCAAGAGAGTCCGGCCTTGCTATCTTCCAACAGCAACTGAGGCAGCGACAACAGCAGTTGAACGAAGGCAGAAGCCGGCTTCAGAACTTAAACGACAGTATGGTATTAGCCGATAAAGAGCTGGCCCTGACGATTCCCCTTGCAAAGCGTGGTTCTGTCTCTCAGGTTGAGTTGATCAAAGTCCAGAGGCAGGTCACTGACCTGAAAGGTAAACTGGAACAGAGTCGGTTATCACAGCCAAGACTGGAGGCCGCTGTTGAAGAGGCTCGCTATAAAATTGAAGAAAAACGACGGCAGATCAAGGCAGAGATTAACACTGAACTGTCTGAAGTTAATGAGAAACTATTACGCATCAACGAAAACAATCTGGCCTTGCAGGACCGGGTAGCCCGCACGGCGGTTCGCTCTCCGGTTAAAGGCACCGTTAACAAATTAAATATCAACACGATTGGCGGGGTGGTGCAGCCCGGCATGGACCTGGTTGAAATTGTCCCAACGGAAGACAGCCTGCTGGTAGAGGCTCGTGTTCGCCCAACGGATATTGCTTTTCTACACCCGAAACTGAGTGCCACCGTAAAGGTCACTGCTTACGACTTTGCCATTTACGGTGGGCTGGATGCCCGGCTTGAGCATATCAGTGCTGATACCATTACCACGGACGATGGCGAAAGCTTTTATCAGATTCAGGTAAGGACAGAAAAAAATTATCTTGGAAATGATGATAAGCCGTTGCCGATTATTCCGGGCATGGTGGCCAGCGTAGATATAAAAACCGGTAAAAAGTCCGTTCTTGATTACCTGCTCAAGCCTATGTACAGAGCAAAAGAGCTGGCCTTGAGAGAGCGGTAA
- a CDS encoding type I secretion system permease/ATPase, with the protein MTNSDPVLEALSYICKFYGLSGNFHQLTAGLPLHNGHLTPELVPDAAQRVGLRAEIRERSLGKINPLALPALLIHADGSVSILEKIVDDVAYLRHHDSGFSQQTFEQLSKDYTGRVIYIKPDLQQEGISSRPESSRRKWLFDPLKQAMPVYGEVLLASLFINIFALGTPLFVMNVYDRVIANHAFETLWVLGCGMVLLVFFDFVMKLLRSWFLDHAGHRIDLQLSSAVFAAILSQRNQPLHTGSTANQLHEFEGFRQFLTSTTITTLIDLPFIILFLALIGWIAGPLVWVPVTAIPVAIMVSCFLQHSLKKHVDLMMQESSRKQVMIYETLASMAEIKIQNAQGVIQRKWEYIIEQTGHHGLKVRHLTHSATSATQAIQQLAYIALIIAGVYLVTAGELTMGGLIACSILSGRAMAPAAQITGLLMRFHQSKSALNGVKQIIESPTENATVNPVAPEQIRGDIELKSVGFSWPEQPPVLEGISLKIRPGEKIGILGPMGCGKSTLLSVIAGLNQPTSGRYLIDGIASNQFHPSQWREQLGYYMQDARLLYGNVKDNITLGNPNTSDDVFLKVSGLTGVTRFCANHPEGFFRMVGEAGSALSGGQRQAVALARALLNDPSVLLLDEPTSAMDLSEENRFIRELEAQIKDKTVILVTHRPSLLKLVDRLLVLDQGKLVGDGSKADIMRQLNQRSDKTRTVEEVA; encoded by the coding sequence ATGACGAATAGTGATCCGGTACTGGAAGCGCTCTCATATATTTGTAAATTTTACGGGCTATCCGGCAATTTTCATCAGCTTACCGCTGGCTTGCCTCTTCATAATGGACATCTGACGCCTGAACTTGTACCTGATGCCGCTCAAAGAGTTGGTTTAAGAGCAGAAATCAGGGAAAGATCACTTGGAAAAATTAACCCGTTAGCACTTCCGGCACTTCTGATACATGCGGATGGTTCAGTCAGTATTCTGGAGAAGATTGTCGATGATGTGGCTTATCTAAGGCATCATGACTCTGGCTTTAGCCAGCAGACCTTTGAGCAGTTATCAAAAGACTATACCGGGCGTGTCATCTACATAAAACCGGATTTACAACAGGAAGGCATCAGTTCAAGACCTGAATCATCAAGGCGTAAATGGCTTTTTGATCCTCTTAAGCAGGCCATGCCCGTTTATGGAGAAGTGCTGCTGGCTTCTCTGTTTATAAATATTTTTGCTTTGGGTACACCCCTGTTTGTCATGAATGTGTACGACAGAGTAATAGCAAATCACGCTTTTGAAACCCTCTGGGTTCTGGGTTGTGGCATGGTGCTGCTGGTTTTTTTTGATTTTGTAATGAAATTACTTCGCAGCTGGTTTCTTGATCATGCTGGTCACCGAATAGACCTGCAGCTTTCCTCCGCTGTTTTTGCTGCTATTCTCAGCCAGCGTAATCAGCCGCTGCATACCGGTTCTACTGCAAACCAGTTGCACGAGTTTGAAGGCTTCCGGCAATTTCTTACATCAACCACCATCACCACCCTGATTGATCTGCCCTTTATTATTCTGTTTCTTGCGCTGATTGGCTGGATTGCAGGCCCGCTTGTCTGGGTGCCTGTCACCGCTATCCCTGTTGCGATTATGGTCAGCTGCTTTCTTCAGCACTCCCTGAAAAAGCATGTGGACCTTATGATGCAGGAAAGCTCAAGAAAGCAGGTCATGATCTACGAAACCCTGGCGAGCATGGCTGAAATAAAAATACAAAATGCCCAGGGAGTGATTCAGCGCAAATGGGAATACATCATTGAGCAGACCGGTCACCACGGGCTAAAAGTTCGTCACCTGACTCATAGTGCAACATCGGCAACACAGGCCATACAACAGCTGGCGTATATCGCTTTGATTATTGCTGGCGTTTACCTGGTCACTGCCGGAGAGCTGACCATGGGCGGGCTTATTGCCTGCAGTATTTTGTCGGGGCGGGCTATGGCACCTGCGGCGCAGATTACCGGACTGTTAATGCGCTTTCATCAGTCAAAATCGGCTTTGAATGGCGTTAAGCAAATCATTGAATCGCCAACGGAAAACGCCACGGTCAACCCGGTTGCCCCTGAGCAGATCAGGGGTGACATTGAACTGAAGAGTGTCGGTTTTAGCTGGCCTGAGCAACCGCCGGTTCTGGAGGGCATCAGCCTGAAGATCCGACCAGGAGAAAAAATTGGTATTCTCGGCCCAATGGGTTGTGGCAAGTCAACCCTGTTGTCAGTGATTGCCGGATTGAATCAGCCAACCAGTGGTCGTTACCTGATTGATGGAATCGCCTCAAACCAGTTTCACCCCTCACAGTGGCGGGAACAGCTGGGTTACTACATGCAGGATGCCCGTCTGCTTTACGGCAATGTCAAAGATAATATAACGCTGGGAAACCCCAATACGTCAGATGACGTATTTCTGAAAGTTTCAGGATTAACAGGCGTTACCCGCTTTTGTGCCAACCACCCCGAAGGTTTTTTCAGAATGGTGGGAGAAGCCGGTTCAGCACTGTCCGGAGGGCAGCGACAGGCGGTGGCTTTAGCGCGTGCATTGCTGAACGACCCGTCCGTTTTATTATTGGACGAACCAACATCCGCTATGGATTTATCGGAAGAAAATCGTTTCATCCGGGAACTGGAAGCTCAAATCAAGGATAAAACCGTGATTCTTGTCACTCACCGACCGAGTTTACTCAAGCTGGTTGACCGCTTGCTGGTACTGGACCAGGGGAAGCTGGTAGGAGACGGCTCCAAAGCCGATATTATGCGGCAATTAAACCAGAGGTCTGACAAAACCCGCACTGTTGAGGAAGTGGCATGA
- a CDS encoding acyloxyacyl hydrolase, with protein MLKNNLPSLLLLPAFALTLQSEALADIKPDGFNLTYGQYLPIRSARNADYDNVRIGLVWEWEEPLYQWDSVQLDGFFELSGSRWNSTLKSKNKSPNSASEIWAVSFSPVFRVMPIRPLWENVTPFIDAGVGGTWISEKDLEKEKTSPINMGGHFQFEVRLMAGFRFGNEQQYELRYGWIHYSNADLYKHNESMNFHLVTAGWYW; from the coding sequence ATGCTAAAAAATAATCTGCCCTCATTGCTGTTGCTACCAGCCTTTGCTCTTACATTGCAGTCTGAGGCACTGGCTGATATTAAACCGGACGGCTTTAACCTGACTTATGGACAGTACCTCCCGATCAGGAGCGCAAGAAATGCTGATTACGATAACGTTCGTATCGGGCTGGTCTGGGAATGGGAAGAACCATTGTACCAATGGGATTCTGTTCAGCTGGATGGCTTCTTTGAACTATCAGGCAGCCGCTGGAACAGTACTCTTAAATCAAAAAACAAAAGTCCAAATAGTGCCAGCGAGATATGGGCAGTGAGCTTTTCTCCAGTCTTCAGGGTAATGCCGATACGCCCATTATGGGAAAATGTTACTCCTTTTATCGACGCCGGGGTGGGTGGGACATGGATTTCGGAAAAGGATCTGGAAAAAGAAAAAACATCACCCATCAATATGGGCGGCCACTTCCAGTTCGAAGTGAGACTGATGGCAGGCTTCAGATTCGGTAACGAACAGCAGTATGAGTTGCGGTACGGGTGGATACACTACTCTAATGCCGATTTGTACAAGCATAACGAGTCAATGAATTTTCACCTGGTGACGGCGGGATGGTACTGGTAA